From the genome of Bradyrhizobium elkanii USDA 76, one region includes:
- a CDS encoding S1C family serine protease: MNRRTVLVLAVIAAVLLIFAAGSIRQAPWSGPVARAVAERGALSDAEKANVEIFEKVSPSVVQVVTQNAANPLSEEQEGGAASGTGIVWDNDGHVVTNNHVVQNASQVAIRFASGEAVRAEIVGTAPNYDLAVLRIRSARKLPPSLALGSSSDLKVGQFAYAIGNPFGLDQSMSSGIISALKRRLPTSSGREISNVIQTDTAINPGNSGGPLLDSAGRLIGVTTAILSPSGSNAGIGFAIPVDIVNRVVPELIRNGRVPTPGIGIVTANEAVATRIGAEGLIVVRTTPGSPAERAGIRGVDMSTGELGDVITAVDGKPVHRLSDLADQLEQIGVGKKVRLSVNRDGSARDVEVAIVDIGRAQ, encoded by the coding sequence ATGAATCGGCGTACCGTCCTTGTCCTGGCCGTGATTGCGGCCGTTCTGCTGATATTCGCGGCCGGCAGCATCCGACAGGCGCCGTGGAGTGGCCCGGTTGCCCGCGCGGTCGCCGAACGCGGCGCGCTGTCGGATGCCGAAAAGGCCAATGTCGAGATCTTCGAGAAGGTCTCGCCGTCGGTCGTGCAGGTGGTGACGCAAAACGCTGCCAATCCGCTGAGCGAGGAGCAGGAGGGCGGTGCGGCGTCGGGCACCGGCATTGTCTGGGACAATGACGGCCACGTCGTCACCAACAACCATGTGGTGCAGAACGCAAGCCAGGTCGCGATCCGCTTTGCCTCCGGCGAGGCGGTACGCGCCGAAATCGTCGGCACGGCGCCGAATTACGATCTGGCCGTGCTGCGCATCCGCAGTGCGCGCAAGCTGCCGCCGTCGTTGGCGCTCGGCAGCTCGTCCGATCTGAAGGTCGGCCAGTTTGCCTATGCAATCGGCAACCCGTTCGGGCTCGATCAATCGATGTCGAGCGGCATCATCAGCGCGCTCAAGCGCCGGCTGCCGACCTCGAGCGGCCGCGAGATCTCCAACGTGATCCAGACCGACACCGCGATCAATCCGGGCAATTCGGGCGGCCCGTTGCTCGATTCCGCCGGCCGGCTGATCGGCGTGACCACGGCGATCCTGTCGCCGTCGGGCTCGAATGCCGGCATCGGCTTCGCGATCCCGGTCGACATCGTCAATCGCGTGGTGCCCGAGCTGATCCGCAACGGCCGCGTGCCGACGCCGGGAATCGGCATCGTGACCGCGAATGAGGCGGTCGCCACCCGTATCGGTGCCGAAGGATTGATCGTGGTGCGCACGACACCGGGGTCGCCGGCCGAGCGCGCCGGGATACGCGGCGTCGACATGTCGACCGGTGAGCTCGGCGACGTGATCACCGCGGTCGACGGCAAGCCGGTGCATCGGCTCTCCGATCTGGCCGACCAGCTCGAGCAGATCGGGGTCGGCAAGAAGGTGCGGCTCAGCGTGAACCGCGACGGCTCGGCGCGCGATGTCGAGGTCGCCATCGTCGATATCGGCCGGGCGCAATAA
- a CDS encoding acyl-CoA dehydrogenase family protein, giving the protein MDLTFSAEERAFEQEVRDFIAGSLTPEMKRATALTPSVFSDPDIGMAWQRALHKKGWGAPGWPVEHGGPDWTPAQRWIFEAECARAGVPNVNVMGVKMVGPVIIGFGSPEQQNFYLPRILSGEDYWCQGYSEPGSGSDLASLKTRAVRDGDDYIINGTKIWTTHAHHANRMFALVRTNDGERQQDGISFILIDMKTPGITTRPILTIGGDHEVNQVFFDDVRVPVANRVGEEGKGWTYGKYLLEFERGSGIASAKLREALKTISDLAGSDVTGRAIEDPDIAIRMSEAEVDIDALEMTELRVLSALQTGQNPGAVSSLIKLRVSEIRQAVTRLGVDVIGQDGLAVEPARPFYRLNHEPAIPEELLPVVPEYLNGRAYTIFGGSSEIQRDIIAKMVLGL; this is encoded by the coding sequence ATGGATCTCACCTTCAGCGCCGAGGAACGCGCCTTCGAGCAGGAAGTCCGCGATTTCATTGCCGGAAGCCTCACGCCGGAGATGAAGCGCGCCACCGCGCTGACGCCGTCGGTGTTCTCCGACCCCGATATCGGCATGGCCTGGCAGCGCGCGTTGCACAAAAAGGGCTGGGGTGCGCCGGGCTGGCCGGTGGAGCATGGCGGACCAGACTGGACGCCGGCGCAGCGCTGGATCTTCGAGGCCGAGTGCGCACGCGCCGGCGTGCCCAATGTCAACGTGATGGGGGTGAAGATGGTCGGCCCCGTCATCATCGGGTTCGGCTCGCCCGAGCAGCAGAACTTCTACCTCCCGCGAATCCTCTCCGGGGAGGATTACTGGTGCCAGGGCTATTCCGAGCCGGGCTCGGGCTCCGACCTCGCCTCGCTGAAGACCCGCGCGGTGCGCGACGGCGACGACTACATCATCAACGGCACCAAGATCTGGACCACGCATGCGCATCACGCCAACCGCATGTTCGCATTGGTACGCACCAATGACGGCGAACGGCAGCAGGACGGCATCAGCTTCATCCTGATCGACATGAAGACGCCGGGCATCACCACGCGCCCGATCCTGACCATCGGCGGCGACCACGAGGTCAACCAGGTGTTCTTCGACGACGTCCGCGTGCCCGTCGCCAACCGCGTCGGCGAGGAAGGCAAGGGCTGGACCTATGGCAAATATCTGCTGGAATTCGAGCGCGGCTCCGGCATCGCGTCGGCCAAGCTACGCGAGGCGCTGAAAACAATCTCCGATCTCGCGGGCTCCGACGTCACCGGCCGCGCCATCGAGGATCCCGATATCGCGATCCGGATGTCGGAGGCCGAGGTCGATATCGATGCGCTCGAGATGACCGAGCTCAGGGTGCTGTCGGCGCTGCAGACCGGGCAGAATCCGGGCGCGGTGTCGTCTCTGATCAAGCTCCGCGTCAGCGAGATCCGTCAGGCGGTGACGCGGCTCGGCGTCGACGTGATCGGCCAGGACGGGCTTGCGGTCGAGCCGGCGCGACCGTTCTACCGGCTCAACCACGAGCCGGCGATCCCCGAAGAACTGCTGCCGGTGGTGCCGGAATATCTCAACGGCCGTGCCTATACGATCTTCGGCGGATCGTCCGAGATCCAGCGCGACATCATCGCGAAGATGGTGCTGGGGCTGTAG
- a CDS encoding xanthine dehydrogenase family protein molybdopterin-binding subunit produces MNILPGNMRFGAGQPVKRLEDQRLVTGKGHFIDDKPQDGALWLHVLRSPHAHANIKSIDAKTALEMPGVKAVYTGADLVKDDIGTLPTLAIFKRPDGSPMTVPPRRLLAHEVVRYAGEGVAAVVATSRVLAQTAAEAIEIDYEVLPSVVDPVEAIKPGAPAVWPEAPDNIVAAMSYGDAAKVEEAFANAAHKVSLDLVSQRLVPSAMEPRSTIAEIEKKTGRLILHVQSQTPGSTRDLLAESILKRPKDSVRVLVGDIGGGFGQKTSLYPEDGIVAYAATKLNEKIRWRGDRTDEFVGGTHGRDLTSTGEFALDAKGRVLAYRVRSIGGTGAYSSGTANIIPLVLGPFVQTGVYDLPLVHFEVKSVMTHTAPVGAYRGAGRPEAVFIVERLFDAAARQIGMDPRTIRKVNYIKPAQLPYTNAVGQVYDSGAFAHMLERASDLADWNGFAARKKAAKKKGLLYGRGLTSYIEWTGGRAHTEKVSLHATAEGRVILWSGTMAMGQGLATTYTQMVADTLGISMDKIDVVQGDTDLATGFGSVGSRSLFVGGTAVAVSTNDMINKARDKASNLLEASVEDIEYRDGFLTVVGTDRRISLFEIAAKENGAKLSVESEGNVDGPSWPNGTHICEVEIDPETGVTRVVRYTTVDDVGVAVNPMLVTGQVHGGVVQGIGQALYEGVAYSEEGQLLTASYQDYCIPRADDIPPITVTLDGSAPCKTNPLGAKGCGESGAIGGPPCITNGVMDALSEVGITQLNTPLTPAKIWQAIRDAKVGAA; encoded by the coding sequence ATGAACATTCTTCCCGGCAATATGCGTTTTGGTGCGGGCCAGCCAGTCAAGCGTCTGGAGGACCAGCGGCTGGTCACCGGGAAGGGGCATTTCATCGACGACAAGCCGCAGGACGGCGCGCTGTGGCTGCACGTGCTGCGCTCGCCGCACGCCCACGCCAACATCAAGTCGATCGACGCCAAGACGGCGCTGGAGATGCCCGGCGTCAAGGCCGTCTATACCGGCGCCGACCTCGTCAAGGACGATATCGGCACGCTGCCGACGCTTGCGATCTTCAAGCGGCCCGACGGCTCGCCGATGACCGTGCCGCCGCGGCGCCTGCTGGCGCATGAGGTGGTGCGTTACGCGGGCGAGGGCGTCGCGGCCGTGGTCGCGACCTCGCGCGTGCTGGCGCAGACCGCGGCCGAAGCGATCGAGATCGATTACGAGGTGCTGCCCTCGGTGGTCGATCCGGTCGAGGCGATCAAGCCGGGCGCGCCGGCGGTCTGGCCGGAGGCGCCCGACAACATCGTGGCCGCGATGAGCTATGGCGATGCCGCCAAGGTCGAGGAAGCCTTCGCCAATGCCGCCCACAAGGTGTCGCTCGATCTGGTCAGCCAGCGCCTGGTGCCGTCGGCGATGGAGCCGCGCTCGACCATTGCCGAGATCGAGAAGAAGACCGGGCGGCTGATCCTCCACGTGCAATCGCAGACCCCCGGCTCGACCCGCGACCTGCTGGCGGAATCGATCCTGAAGCGTCCGAAGGACAGCGTGCGCGTGCTGGTCGGCGACATCGGCGGCGGCTTCGGCCAGAAAACCAGCCTGTATCCGGAAGACGGCATCGTCGCCTATGCCGCGACCAAGCTGAATGAGAAGATCCGCTGGCGCGGCGACCGTACCGACGAGTTCGTCGGCGGTACCCATGGCCGCGACCTCACCTCGACCGGCGAGTTCGCGCTCGACGCCAAGGGCCGCGTGCTGGCCTATCGGGTGCGCTCGATCGGCGGCACCGGCGCCTATTCGTCGGGCACCGCCAACATCATCCCGCTGGTGCTCGGCCCGTTCGTGCAGACCGGCGTCTACGACCTCCCGCTGGTGCATTTCGAGGTGAAGTCGGTGATGACCCACACCGCGCCGGTCGGCGCTTATCGTGGCGCCGGCAGGCCCGAGGCGGTGTTCATCGTCGAGCGGCTGTTCGACGCCGCCGCGCGCCAGATCGGCATGGACCCGCGCACCATCCGCAAGGTCAACTACATCAAGCCGGCGCAGCTGCCCTACACCAATGCGGTCGGCCAGGTGTACGATTCCGGTGCCTTCGCGCATATGCTGGAGCGCGCGTCCGATTTGGCCGACTGGAACGGCTTTGCCGCGCGCAAGAAGGCGGCGAAGAAGAAGGGCCTGCTCTACGGCCGCGGCCTGACCAGCTACATCGAGTGGACCGGCGGCCGCGCCCACACCGAGAAGGTCTCGCTGCACGCGACCGCCGAGGGCCGCGTGATCCTCTGGTCCGGTACGATGGCGATGGGGCAGGGCCTCGCGACCACTTACACCCAGATGGTTGCCGATACGCTCGGCATCTCCATGGACAAGATCGACGTCGTCCAGGGCGACACCGACCTCGCCACCGGCTTCGGCAGCGTCGGCTCGCGCTCGCTGTTCGTCGGCGGCACCGCGGTTGCGGTCTCGACCAACGACATGATCAACAAGGCGCGCGACAAGGCCTCCAATTTGCTGGAAGCCTCCGTCGAGGACATCGAGTATCGCGACGGCTTCCTCACGGTGGTCGGCACCGACAGGCGCATCAGCCTGTTCGAGATCGCGGCCAAGGAGAACGGCGCAAAGCTCTCGGTCGAGAGCGAGGGCAATGTCGACGGGCCGAGCTGGCCGAACGGCACGCATATCTGCGAGGTCGAGATCGATCCCGAGACCGGCGTCACGCGGGTGGTGCGCTACACCACGGTCGACGACGTCGGCGTCGCGGTCAATCCGATGCTGGTGACGGGGCAGGTGCATGGCGGCGTTGTCCAGGGCATCGGCCAGGCGTTGTATGAAGGCGTGGCCTATAGCGAAGAAGGCCAGCTGCTGACCGCGAGCTATCAGGATTATTGCATCCCGCGCGCGGACGACATTCCGCCGATCACGGTGACGCTCGATGGCTCCGCGCCGTGCAAGACCAATCCGCTGGGCGCCAAGGGCTGCGGCGAGTCCGGTGCGATCGGCGGCCCGCCCTGCATCACCAACGGCGTGATGGATGCGCTGAGCGAGGTCGGGATCACGCAGCTCAATACGCCGCTGACGCCGGCCAAGATATGGCAGGCGATCCGCGACGCCAAGGTGGGGGCGGCGTAG
- a CDS encoding dihydrodipicolinate synthase family protein, which yields MADFHGVFPYLVSPVDPAGHVRTEVLGRLCDDLIKAGVHGLTPLGSTGEFAYLNNAQRMQVVATTIEAAQGRVPVIAGVASTSTADAVAQAKAYQKRGATGILAILEAYFPVADAQVESYFRAIADAVDIPVVIYTNPNFQRSDLTLDVIARLAGHPRIGYIKDASTNTGRLLSIMNRCGDSLKVFSASAHIPAAVMLIGGHGWMAGPACIIPRQSVELYNLCRRTRWDEAMTLQRKLWRINEAFARFNLAACIKAGLASQGYDVGDPVPPQAPLTAEQRKVVEAALRDLA from the coding sequence ATGGCTGATTTCCACGGCGTCTTTCCGTACCTGGTGTCCCCGGTCGACCCCGCCGGCCATGTCCGCACCGAGGTGCTGGGCCGGCTCTGCGACGATCTGATCAAGGCCGGCGTCCACGGCTTGACGCCGCTCGGCTCGACCGGCGAGTTCGCCTATCTCAACAATGCGCAGCGCATGCAGGTGGTGGCGACCACGATCGAGGCCGCGCAGGGCCGCGTGCCTGTGATCGCCGGCGTTGCCTCGACCTCGACGGCGGATGCGGTGGCGCAGGCCAAGGCCTACCAGAAGCGCGGCGCGACCGGCATCCTCGCGATCCTGGAGGCCTATTTCCCGGTCGCTGATGCACAGGTCGAATCCTATTTCCGCGCCATCGCCGATGCCGTCGACATTCCGGTCGTGATCTACACCAATCCGAATTTCCAGCGTTCCGACCTCACGCTCGACGTCATCGCGCGGCTCGCCGGGCATCCGCGCATCGGCTACATCAAGGACGCCTCGACCAACACCGGGCGGCTGCTGTCGATCATGAACCGCTGCGGCGACAGCCTCAAAGTGTTCTCGGCCTCGGCCCATATTCCGGCCGCGGTGATGTTGATCGGCGGCCACGGCTGGATGGCGGGCCCGGCCTGCATCATCCCGCGGCAGAGCGTCGAGCTCTACAATCTGTGCCGTCGCACCCGCTGGGACGAGGCGATGACCTTGCAGCGCAAGCTGTGGCGCATCAACGAGGCGTTTGCCCGCTTCAACCTCGCCGCCTGCATCAAGGCCGGGCTCGCGAGCCAGGGCTACGACGTCGGCGATCCCGTGCCGCCGCAGGCGCCGCTCACGGCCGAGCAGCGCAAGGTGGTCGAGGCGGCGTTGCGCGATCTGGCCTGA
- the pgm gene encoding phosphoglucomutase (alpha-D-glucose-1,6-bisphosphate-dependent) has translation MTAPNPAAGKPIDPASLANVPRLVTAYFAGKPDATDPTQRVAFGTSGHRGSSLKNSFNEDHILATTQAICDYRREKGLTGPLFIGIDTHALAEPALASAVEVFAANGVEIMIDAQGGYTPTPVISHAILSYNKGRSTGLADGVVITPSHNPPEDGGYKYNPPHGGPADTDVTAVVEKNANRYIEAGLKGVARLPYDRARKAATTHLHDYITPYVADLGNTVDLALIKSAGVKIGIDPLGGAAVHYWQPIIARYGINATVVNDAVDPTFRFMTADWDGKIRMDCSSPYAMASLIGMRDRFDVAFANDTDADRHGIVTRSNGLMNPNHFLATAIAYLFAHRPQWSKDAAIGKTIVSSSIIDRVAKKLNRKLVETPVGFKWFVDGLGSGGFGFAGEESAGASFLKRDGSVWTTDKDGIILGLLAAEIIAKTGRDPSELFGELTAELGVPYYERIDVAATPKQKNALKALGPEQLSMTQLAGDAVRAVRTRAPGNDQPFGGIKVESEAGWFAARPSGTEDVYKIYAESFRGPDHLKQIQRDAQAAIAKVF, from the coding sequence GTGACTGCACCAAATCCCGCCGCCGGCAAACCCATCGATCCCGCCTCGCTAGCCAATGTGCCGCGGCTGGTCACGGCCTATTTTGCCGGCAAGCCCGATGCCACCGATCCTACCCAGCGGGTTGCGTTCGGCACCTCGGGCCATCGCGGCTCGTCGCTGAAGAATTCCTTCAACGAGGACCATATCCTCGCCACCACGCAGGCGATCTGCGATTACCGGCGCGAGAAGGGCCTCACCGGGCCGCTGTTCATCGGCATCGACACCCATGCGCTGGCCGAGCCGGCGCTGGCCAGCGCGGTCGAAGTGTTCGCGGCGAACGGCGTCGAGATCATGATCGATGCGCAGGGCGGCTACACCCCGACGCCGGTGATCTCGCACGCGATCCTGAGCTACAACAAGGGCCGCAGCACGGGCCTTGCCGACGGCGTCGTCATCACGCCGTCACACAACCCGCCGGAGGACGGCGGCTACAAATACAATCCGCCGCATGGCGGTCCGGCCGACACTGACGTCACCGCTGTGGTCGAGAAGAACGCCAATCGCTATATCGAGGCCGGCCTCAAGGGCGTCGCGCGGCTGCCCTATGATCGCGCGCGCAAGGCAGCGACCACGCATCTGCACGACTACATCACGCCCTATGTCGCCGATCTCGGCAACACCGTCGATCTCGCGCTGATCAAGTCTGCCGGCGTCAAGATCGGCATCGACCCGCTCGGCGGCGCGGCGGTGCACTACTGGCAGCCGATCATCGCGCGCTACGGCATCAATGCCACCGTCGTCAATGATGCCGTCGATCCGACCTTCCGCTTCATGACCGCGGACTGGGACGGCAAGATCCGGATGGACTGCTCGTCGCCTTATGCGATGGCGAGCCTGATCGGGATGCGCGACCGGTTCGACGTCGCCTTCGCCAACGACACCGATGCCGACCGCCACGGCATCGTGACCCGTTCGAACGGGCTGATGAACCCGAACCACTTCCTCGCCACCGCGATCGCCTATCTCTTCGCGCACCGCCCGCAATGGAGCAAGGACGCCGCGATCGGCAAGACCATCGTGTCGAGCTCGATCATCGATCGCGTGGCGAAGAAGCTGAACCGCAAGCTGGTCGAGACGCCGGTCGGCTTCAAATGGTTCGTCGACGGGCTCGGCAGCGGCGGCTTCGGCTTTGCCGGTGAGGAGAGCGCAGGCGCCTCGTTCCTGAAGCGCGACGGCTCGGTGTGGACCACCGACAAGGACGGCATCATCCTCGGCCTCTTGGCAGCCGAGATCATCGCCAAGACCGGCCGCGATCCGAGCGAATTGTTTGGCGAGCTGACCGCCGAACTCGGCGTTCCCTATTACGAGCGCATCGATGTCGCGGCGACGCCGAAGCAGAAGAACGCGCTGAAGGCGCTCGGGCCCGAGCAGCTCAGCATGACGCAGCTCGCCGGCGATGCTGTGCGCGCGGTCAGGACCAGGGCGCCGGGCAACGACCAGCCGTTCGGCGGCATCAAGGTCGAGAGCGAGGCGGGCTGGTTCGCCGCGCGTCCCTCCGGCACCGAGGATGTCTACAAGATCTACGCCGAAAGCTTCCGCGGGCCGGATCATCTGAAGCAGATCCAGCGCGATGCGCAGGCCGCGATCGCCAAGGTGTTCTGA
- a CDS encoding NAD-dependent epimerase/dehydratase family protein has product MRILLTGSSGWLGRFLAPRLRQAGHDVVGLDVVPGEATDVTGSAAERSVVDRVFADRGIEAVIHGGALHKPDIARFAPQAFVDVNVTGTLNLLQAAVAAGHDRFVFTSTTSLMISQAIRDEEGHAAVWLDETTGPLEPRNIYGVTKLAAEGLCRLYSREHGLNCAVLRTSRFFPEDDDTIRDIHGENLKATELLYRRLTVEDAADAHVVALDKIRGFEVFVISAPTPFARSDVADLKTDAAGVIGRTFPDAPALFARRGWHLPKSIGRIYDASKAERLLGFRAGTDFAAVLGALRSGAPLPFAHDPDYVSPSTRLANG; this is encoded by the coding sequence ATGCGAATATTGTTGACCGGCTCCTCCGGCTGGCTCGGCCGTTTCCTCGCGCCGCGGCTTCGACAGGCCGGCCATGACGTGGTCGGCCTCGACGTCGTCCCGGGCGAGGCGACCGATGTTACAGGTTCGGCAGCCGAACGATCGGTGGTCGATCGCGTGTTCGCCGATCGCGGCATCGAGGCCGTGATCCATGGCGGCGCGCTGCACAAGCCCGATATCGCGCGGTTCGCGCCGCAGGCCTTTGTCGACGTCAACGTCACAGGCACGCTCAATTTGCTGCAGGCAGCAGTGGCTGCCGGCCACGACCGTTTCGTCTTCACCTCCACGACCTCGCTAATGATCTCGCAGGCGATCCGCGACGAGGAAGGCCATGCTGCGGTGTGGCTCGACGAGACGACAGGACCGCTCGAGCCGCGCAACATTTACGGAGTGACAAAACTCGCCGCCGAAGGGCTGTGCCGTCTGTATAGCCGCGAGCACGGGCTGAACTGCGCGGTGCTGCGCACCAGCCGCTTCTTCCCCGAGGATGACGACACCATCCGCGACATCCATGGCGAGAACCTGAAGGCGACAGAGCTGCTGTACCGCCGCCTCACCGTCGAGGACGCCGCCGATGCCCATGTCGTGGCGCTGGACAAGATCCGCGGCTTCGAGGTCTTTGTGATCAGCGCGCCGACGCCGTTTGCGCGCAGCGATGTCGCCGACCTGAAGACGGATGCGGCCGGGGTGATCGGGCGCACCTTCCCCGATGCGCCGGCGCTGTTCGCGCGGCGCGGCTGGCACCTGCCGAAATCGATCGGCCGGATCTACGACGCGAGCAAGGCCGAGCGCCTGCTCGGTTTCCGCGCTGGCACGGATTTCGCAGCGGTGCTCGGCGCCTTGCGCAGCGGTGCGCCGCTTCCCTTTGCGCACGATCCCGACTATGTCTCGCCGTCAACGAGGCTCGCAAATGGCTGA
- a CDS encoding acetolactate synthase large subunit codes for MVKGSDLLVAALENEGVERVFGVPGEENLDVVESLRKSSIKLIVTRHEQAAAFMAATYGRLTGKPGVCMTTLGPGALNLTTGAAYALLGAMPMVMLTGQKGILSSRQAKFQIVDIANTFRPLTKLSLQIVSGATIPTLVRDAFRIATQERPGPVLLELPEDIAGEEIAPVEMISPHPIEIPIAHAAALDRAADMILKAQRPLIMLGAAASRPRSTAGIGDFVQRTKIPFFTTQMGKGTVSGGTNQYMGTAALSERDYVHEAIDRADLIIAIGHDTVEKPPFIMGPKGPQVIHVSYMPATVEQVYFPQCEVIGDVGPSLELLADRVEGKLPHASALLSLRQGILAKITDRATEGRWPPTPQRIVHDVRQVIPEDGIVALDNGMYKIWFARNYRTLLANSLLLDNALATMGAGLPSAMMAAMLYPKNRVLAVCGDGGFMMNSQEMETAVRLKLNLVILILEDSAYGMIRWKQAVDHFPDFGLTFGNPDFVKYAESYGAKGSRITSTDAIVPTLERAFSGGGVHLVVAPIDYTENKRVLVDELREKVQQIDVE; via the coding sequence ATGGTCAAAGGTTCCGATTTGCTGGTCGCGGCCCTCGAGAACGAGGGCGTGGAGCGGGTGTTCGGCGTCCCGGGCGAGGAGAATCTCGACGTCGTCGAGAGCCTGCGCAAATCCTCGATCAAACTGATCGTCACGCGCCACGAGCAGGCCGCGGCGTTCATGGCGGCGACCTATGGCCGGCTGACCGGTAAGCCCGGCGTCTGCATGACGACGCTCGGCCCCGGCGCGCTCAACTTGACCACCGGCGCCGCCTACGCGCTGCTCGGCGCGATGCCGATGGTGATGCTGACGGGACAGAAGGGCATTTTGAGCAGCCGGCAGGCCAAGTTCCAGATTGTCGACATCGCCAACACGTTTCGTCCGTTGACCAAGCTGTCGCTGCAGATCGTCAGCGGCGCGACCATTCCGACGCTGGTCCGTGATGCCTTCCGCATTGCGACGCAGGAACGGCCGGGGCCGGTGCTGCTCGAACTGCCGGAAGATATCGCAGGCGAGGAGATTGCGCCGGTCGAAATGATATCGCCGCATCCGATCGAGATTCCGATCGCACACGCGGCCGCGCTCGACCGCGCCGCCGACATGATCCTGAAGGCGCAGCGCCCGCTGATCATGCTTGGTGCGGCGGCATCGCGTCCGCGTTCGACCGCCGGGATCGGCGATTTCGTGCAGCGCACGAAAATCCCGTTCTTCACGACGCAGATGGGCAAGGGCACGGTATCCGGCGGCACCAATCAGTATATGGGAACCGCTGCGCTGAGCGAGCGCGACTATGTGCACGAGGCGATCGACCGCGCCGACCTCATCATCGCGATCGGTCACGACACGGTCGAGAAGCCGCCCTTCATCATGGGTCCGAAGGGCCCGCAGGTGATCCATGTCAGCTACATGCCGGCAACGGTCGAGCAGGTCTATTTCCCGCAATGCGAGGTGATCGGCGACGTCGGTCCGAGCCTTGAGCTGCTGGCCGACCGGGTCGAGGGAAAGCTGCCGCATGCCAGCGCGCTGCTCAGCCTGCGCCAGGGCATTCTGGCGAAGATCACCGATCGCGCCACCGAGGGCCGCTGGCCGCCGACGCCGCAGCGCATCGTGCACGATGTGCGGCAGGTGATTCCCGAGGACGGCATCGTCGCGCTCGACAACGGCATGTACAAGATCTGGTTCGCGCGCAACTACCGCACGCTGCTTGCCAACTCGCTGCTTCTCGACAACGCGCTCGCGACCATGGGCGCCGGCCTGCCGTCGGCGATGATGGCCGCGATGCTGTATCCGAAGAATCGCGTGCTCGCGGTGTGCGGCGACGGCGGCTTCATGATGAACTCGCAGGAGATGGAGACCGCGGTCCGCCTCAAGCTCAATCTGGTGATCCTGATCCTGGAGGACTCCGCCTACGGCATGATCCGCTGGAAGCAGGCGGTCGATCATTTCCCGGATTTCGGCCTGACCTTCGGCAATCCGGATTTCGTCAAATACGCCGAAAGCTACGGCGCCAAGGGTTCGCGGATCACGAGCACGGATGCGATCGTCCCGACCCTGGAACGGGCGTTTTCCGGCGGCGGCGTGCATCTTGTCGTGGCGCCGATCGACTATACCGAGAACAAGCGGGTGCTGGTCGACGAATTGCGCGAGAAGGTGCAGCAGATCGATGTCGAATAG